A window of Bacteroidota bacterium contains these coding sequences:
- the hflB gene encoding ATP-dependent zinc metalloprotease FtsH: MAEEQNIKDEAAKTPRKKGSKKELDPKEQLKKIKDKLPKGGGNFNFYWIYIVILIGLALMWFPNFTDNMQKIEWPDFVENVLKPGDVRKIVIVNDQSAEIYVKPDRLKNPKYDKVRERPFTKEINPGPHFVMKVEKESFTRQLDEIQKDLDPKDRVLPSSENRTGISEYMGWIIPILLITVVWFMLMRRMTGGGGSGGPGGIFNIGKSRAALYDKDTQVNVTFNDVAGLEEAKVEIKEIVDFLKQPKKYTELGAKIPKGALLVGPPGTGKTLIAKAVAGEAKVPFFSLSGSDFVEMFVGVGASRVRDLFRQAKEKAPCIVFIDEIDGIGRARGRGMIQGANDERESTLNQLLTEMDGFGTNSGVILLAATNRADILDRALLRPGRFDRQIYVDLPDLHEREAIFKVHIKPIKLGNDVQLDFLARQTPGFSGADIANICNEAALIAARKNKKEVNRQDFLDAVDRVIGGLEKKNKIVSTEEKKVIAFHEAGHASVSWLLEHAHPLVKVTIVPRGKSLGAAWYLPEERQITTKEQILDELCAALGGRAAEEVVFGRISTGALSDLEKVTKQSYAMVMYFGLNEKIGNISFYDSTGAYESSFQKPFSEKTAERIDIQVSEIVESAYKRAKEILSAHKEGLTKLATQLLEKEVIFKEDLETIFGKRPWQTAEEKQEIKKSANPIENGRSAEIKVETNSNGSETKTSESKEEKNSA; encoded by the coding sequence ATGGCTGAAGAACAAAATATAAAAGACGAAGCTGCAAAAACTCCCCGCAAGAAAGGAAGTAAAAAAGAACTTGACCCGAAGGAGCAGTTGAAAAAAATAAAGGACAAACTTCCCAAAGGCGGAGGCAATTTTAATTTTTACTGGATATATATTGTGATTCTCATTGGCCTTGCGCTGATGTGGTTTCCGAATTTTACGGACAACATGCAGAAAATTGAGTGGCCTGATTTTGTGGAGAATGTTTTGAAGCCAGGCGATGTTCGAAAGATTGTAATCGTGAATGACCAGTCAGCAGAAATTTATGTAAAACCCGACCGCCTTAAAAATCCAAAATATGACAAAGTGCGCGAACGTCCGTTCACCAAAGAAATAAATCCCGGTCCGCACTTCGTAATGAAAGTGGAAAAAGAATCTTTCACACGCCAGTTGGATGAAATTCAAAAAGATTTAGACCCAAAAGATCGTGTTCTCCCCAGTAGTGAAAACCGTACTGGAATTTCGGAATACATGGGCTGGATAATTCCCATTTTGCTCATCACAGTAGTTTGGTTTATGCTCATGCGCAGAATGACAGGCGGTGGAGGAAGCGGTGGTCCCGGAGGAATTTTCAATATAGGAAAATCGCGCGCGGCACTTTATGATAAGGATACGCAAGTGAATGTTACGTTCAACGATGTTGCCGGATTGGAAGAAGCAAAAGTTGAAATAAAAGAGATAGTAGATTTTCTCAAGCAGCCGAAAAAATATACCGAACTCGGAGCGAAAATTCCGAAAGGCGCATTGCTCGTTGGTCCTCCGGGCACAGGAAAAACTTTGATTGCAAAAGCAGTGGCAGGCGAAGCGAAAGTTCCTTTCTTCTCGCTATCCGGTTCTGATTTTGTGGAGATGTTTGTGGGCGTGGGCGCTTCGCGTGTGCGCGATTTGTTCCGGCAGGCGAAAGAAAAAGCGCCTTGCATTGTTTTCATAGATGAAATTGACGGCATCGGGCGCGCGCGCGGAAGAGGAATGATTCAGGGTGCAAACGATGAACGCGAAAGCACGCTCAACCAATTGCTCACCGAGATGGATGGCTTCGGAACAAACAGCGGTGTGATTCTTCTTGCGGCAACTAATCGCGCAGATATTTTAGACAGAGCGCTTCTTCGTCCCGGACGTTTCGACAGGCAAATTTATGTTGACCTGCCCGATTTGCACGAGCGCGAAGCAATTTTCAAAGTTCACATTAAGCCAATCAAACTCGGCAACGATGTGCAACTGGATTTTTTGGCGCGACAAACTCCCGGATTTTCCGGAGCCGATATTGCAAACATCTGCAACGAAGCCGCGCTGATTGCCGCCAGGAAAAATAAAAAAGAAGTCAACCGCCAGGATTTTCTGGATGCAGTTGACCGCGTGATTGGCGGACTTGAAAAGAAAAATAAAATTGTTTCAACAGAAGAGAAAAAAGTAATTGCTTTTCACGAAGCAGGGCATGCTTCTGTAAGTTGGCTGCTCGAACACGCACATCCGTTGGTGAAGGTTACTATTGTGCCTCGCGGAAAATCGCTTGGAGCCGCATGGTATCTTCCCGAAGAAAGACAAATCACTACCAAGGAACAAATCCTCGATGAACTTTGCGCTGCGCTGGGCGGAAGAGCGGCTGAGGAAGTTGTGTTCGGAAGAATTTCTACCGGAGCGCTGAGCGATTTGGAAAAAGTTACCAAGCAATCCTACGCCATGGTGATGTATTTCGGACTGAATGAAAAAATCGGCAACATCAGTTTTTATGATTCAACCGGAGCGTATGAATCTTCTTTTCAGAAACCCTTCAGCGAAAAAACTGCCGAGCGGATTGATATACAGGTAAGCGAAATAGTTGAAAGCGCCTACAAGCGCGCGAAAGAAATTTTATCTGCGCATAAAGAAGGTTTGACAAAACTTGCCACGCAGTTGCTGGAGAAAGAAGTTATTTTCAAAGAAGACCTTGAAACAATTTTCGGCAAACGCCCGTGGCAAACCGCAGAGGAAAAACAGGAAATAAAAAAATCAGCAAACCCGATTGAGAACGGGCGCAGCGCAGAAATAAAAGTTGAAACCAATTCGAACGGAAGTGAAACAAAAACTTCCGAGAGCAAAGAAGAAAAAAATTCTGCTTGA
- a CDS encoding DUF2007 domain-containing protein yields the protein MDWVCIYTSSKPQNAEMIKALLTHNEINSVVVSKQDSFYKFGEYEVYVNRDDVVKAKFCLSQTSSEGEGSNS from the coding sequence ATGGATTGGGTTTGCATTTATACCTCCTCGAAACCGCAGAATGCTGAAATGATAAAAGCATTGCTTACCCATAATGAAATTAACAGCGTGGTGGTGAGCAAGCAGGATTCTTTTTACAAGTTTGGCGAGTACGAAGTGTATGTGAACCGCGATGATGTGGTGAAAGCAAAGTTCTGCCTCTCCCAAACCAGCTCTGAAGGTGAGGGCTCAAATTCATAA
- a CDS encoding LUD domain-containing protein — MYEESTTREKILKKVRKALIEKSAKSSNVDFEKDIFSKAEEPLEILFAQQFTKLNGKFCYCENENELCAQLSDLISENKWTGVFCYEKQAKEILKKAKISFSENEKDVKHTNAGVTFCESLSARTGSILISSKQTAGRKLAAFSNYHIVIAYTHQLVYTIKESLNAIKKKYGNNFPSMFVNIAGPSRTADIEKTLVQGAHGPKEIYVFLVDE; from the coding sequence ATGTACGAAGAAAGCACCACCCGCGAAAAAATTCTCAAGAAAGTCAGGAAGGCGCTGATAGAAAAATCCGCCAAAAGTTCCAATGTAGATTTCGAAAAAGATATTTTTTCAAAAGCCGAAGAGCCGCTTGAAATTCTTTTTGCACAGCAGTTCACCAAACTCAACGGAAAATTTTGTTATTGCGAAAATGAAAATGAACTCTGCGCTCAACTTTCTGATTTGATTTCAGAAAATAAATGGACAGGCGTTTTCTGCTATGAGAAACAAGCAAAAGAAATTCTGAAGAAAGCAAAAATTTCTTTTTCAGAAAATGAAAAGGATGTGAAGCACACAAACGCTGGAGTTACTTTTTGCGAATCGCTTTCCGCGCGCACAGGAAGCATTCTCATTTCTTCGAAGCAAACTGCAGGAAGAAAGCTGGCGGCATTTTCGAATTATCATATTGTCATTGCGTATACTCACCAGTTAGTTTACACTATTAAAGAATCGCTGAACGCGATTAAAAAGAAGTACGGAAATAATTTTCCTTCCATGTTTGTAAATATTGCCGGACCTTCCCGCACAGCCGATATTGAAAAAACTCTTGTGCAAGGCGCACACGGACCAAAAGAGATTTATGTTTTTTTAGTGGATGAATAG
- a CDS encoding phosphatidate cytidylyltransferase, with amino-acid sequence MNNFWTRTITGAVFVAVMIGCIWWNYWSLAGLFFLIIFLGLWEFYSLAEVKNIHPPKILGILLGISVMLFFVSLGKLRDEYISWSSIAALGIFFLLFAVELFRQSENPFANISFAVCGIFYIVLPFGLLILISSSGGIFSSWEFKPHPVLGYFFLLWANDTFAYLVGRAIGKRKLFERISPKKTWEGTIGGILCTQGIAYLLSTWFTEFYLMDWMIIGFMVSVFGTLGDLVESMFKRSLGVKDSGNILPGHGGILDRFDGVFLSAPFVVTYIEMFTKTS; translated from the coding sequence ATGAATAATTTCTGGACAAGAACTATTACAGGTGCCGTGTTTGTGGCGGTAATGATTGGCTGCATCTGGTGGAATTACTGGTCGCTTGCCGGTTTATTTTTTCTAATCATTTTTTTAGGATTGTGGGAATTTTATTCGCTGGCAGAAGTAAAAAATATTCATCCGCCAAAAATTCTTGGCATCCTTCTCGGAATTTCAGTCATGCTTTTTTTTGTTTCACTGGGAAAATTGCGCGATGAATATATTTCATGGTCATCAATTGCTGCGCTGGGGATTTTCTTTTTGCTTTTTGCAGTTGAATTATTCCGCCAGTCCGAAAATCCTTTTGCAAATATTTCTTTCGCAGTGTGCGGAATATTTTATATTGTTCTTCCCTTCGGATTGCTGATACTTATTTCTTCGTCAGGCGGAATATTTTCTTCATGGGAATTCAAACCGCATCCCGTTCTCGGGTATTTTTTTCTCCTCTGGGCGAACGATACGTTTGCTTACCTCGTTGGCAGAGCCATCGGAAAAAGAAAATTGTTTGAGAGGATCTCTCCGAAGAAAACATGGGAAGGAACCATTGGCGGAATTCTCTGTACGCAGGGAATTGCATATTTACTTTCCACATGGTTCACCGAATTTTATTTGATGGATTGGATGATTATCGGATTTATGGTTTCCGTTTTTGGAACGCTGGGAGATTTGGTGGAAAGCATGTTCAAGCGGAGTTTAGGCGTGAAAGATTCCGGAAACATTTTGCCCGGGCACGGAGGAATTCTCGACAGGTTTGACGGAGTGTTTCTCTCTGCGCCTTTTGTGGTAACTTATATTGAGATGTTCACTAAAACTTCCTGA